In the genome of Streptomyces violaceoruber, the window GTGGAGCCGGGCCAGGGTGCGGGCTCGTCTCCACCGGGTCGTCCTCGATGAACTCGGCGCCCGCGGTGATCTGGACTGGTCGCGATGTGCGATCGACTCCGTCAGTGTCCGGGCAGCAAAAGGGGGCCACTGACCGGACCGAATCCGACCGACCGCGGCAAGAACGGATCGAAGATCCACCTGATCACCGACAGGAACGGTCTGCCCCTGTCACTGGGCATCTCCGGCGCCAACATGCACGACAGCCTCGGCCTGGAACCGCTCGTGCGTGGGATACCGCCCATCCGCTCCCGGCGCGGACCGCGCCGCCGACGACCGGCCAAGCTCCATGGCGACAAGGGATACGACTACGACCACCTGCGCCGATGGCTCCGCAAGCGAGGCATCCGTCACCGCATCGCACGCAAGGGAATCGAGTCCTCCCAGCGGCTGGGCCGCCACCGCTGGGTGGTCGAAAGGACGGTTTCCTGGCTGGCCGGCTGCCGCCGCCTGCACCGTCGCTACGAACGCAAGGCCGAGCACTTCCTCGCCTTCGTCGGAATAGCCGCAGCCCTCATCTGCCACCGCCGTCTGGACAGATGATCCGATCAGACAGGCTGGGAGTCGTGTCAGGCCAACACGAGGACTACGCCATCGCCTGCGGTGGCGACAGTGGAGAAGAACCGGGCCAGTTCCTCGTAGCGGTGCCGCAGAGTGTCCAGGTCCGAGGGGACTCCGGTCTCGGACTCCGGCAGGAGGTAGATCTCGGCGCTGCGCATGGCCGCCAGGTCGTAGTGCCGTGCCAACTCGTCAAACGGTGTGGTGGCAAGGCAGCCGCTGGCCCGGGCCACGTCCTCGGGGGTCAAATACCTGGCGGGTCCGTAGTCCATGTCGTCCTCCAACGGAAGCTCAGCCCCGCCGTGGATGACATCGACCGGCATGCCACCGTGGGCGGCAATGAGGTGGTGCAGCTTGTGCCACGACTTCTCGATGCTGAAATACGGTGCCTTCTCGGGTGGAAGCGAGTCCTCTTCCGCCCAGGCATCACCCAGCTCGTCGATGTGTTCCTGCGCCCAGGACGGATCGCTCAACGACCGCTGCAGCTCAGCAGGGGAGAGACGGACGTACTCGCAGTGGATGCCCATGGACGCGAACCCTAGTCGCAGA includes:
- a CDS encoding YfbM family protein, producing MGIHCEYVRLSPAELQRSLSDPSWAQEHIDELGDAWAEEDSLPPEKAPYFSIEKSWHKLHHLIAAHGGMPVDVIHGGAELPLEDDMDYGPARYLTPEDVARASGCLATTPFDELARHYDLAAMRSAEIYLLPESETGVPSDLDTLRHRYEELARFFSTVATAGDGVVLVLA